The Bacillus sp. B-jedd sequence AATCACTTCATTCGCGACATCGCGGGCGAACCGCATTTCGTGGGTGACGACGACCATCGTCATTCCCTCCGCCGCCAAATCCTTCATCACCTTCAGCACCTCGCCGACGAGCTCTGGGTCAAGCGCGGACGTCGGCTCATCGAACAGCATCACTTCAGGCTCCATCGCAAGTGCCCGGGCGATGCCGACCCGCTGTTGCTGCCCGCCTGAAAGCTGATGCGGATAGAAATCCAATTTATCCCCAAGGCCGACCTTCTGCAAAAGCAACGCCGCCTTCTGCCGTGCCTGCTCCTTTTTCTCGCCTTTGACAATAACCGGCCCTTCCATCACATTCTCGATCGCAGTCTTATGCGGAAACAGATTGTAGCTCTGGAATACCATCCCCGTCAGCCTCCGGAACGAAGCGATGCCTTTCTTCGGCACTTCGCAAGAGAAATCGAGTGTATGGCCTGAAATCGTCACACGTCCCTTCGTCGGCGTCTCGAGAATATTGAGGCAGCGGAGGAGGGTTGTTTTGCCGGAACCGGACGGGCCGATCACGACGACCACATTCCCTTTCCCGACATCCAAATCGATCCCCTTCAGCACCCCAAGATCACCGAACTGTTTATATAACCCTCTAATCGAAATCATCGGTGCATTCCCGCCCGTTCCATTCACAATACTCATCCTTCCATCCCCCTCAACGTGGCGCTAACTGCCCGAGCAGACAGATTTCCGTTCGATAAAGCGCGTTCTCTGCCACAAAGCCACGACTTACTATTTAACATACCGGTCCAGCTTCGCTTCCAGTTTGCCCTGGCCAATCGACAGCGCAAAGCAGATAATCCAGTAAAGCAGCGCCGCTTCGGTGTAAAGCAACAGGAACTCATAGTTTGTCGCCGCGATTTCCTGGGCGCGCCGGAACATTTCCGTCACGAGAATCATCGCCGCAAGCGACGT is a genomic window containing:
- a CDS encoding amino acid ABC transporter ATP-binding protein, with amino-acid sequence MISIRGLYKQFGDLGVLKGIDLDVGKGNVVVVIGPSGSGKTTLLRCLNILETPTKGRVTISGHTLDFSCEVPKKGIASFRRLTGMVFQSYNLFPHKTAIENVMEGPVIVKGEKKEQARQKAALLLQKVGLGDKLDFYPHQLSGGQQQRVGIARALAMEPEVMLFDEPTSALDPELVGEVLKVMKDLAAEGMTMVVVTHEMRFARDVANEVIFMDGGVVVERDLPENIFTNPKHERTRQFLNLIQAE